From the Leucobacter denitrificans genome, one window contains:
- a CDS encoding sulfite exporter TauE/SafE family protein, producing MLAALVGVSLGLLGGGGSILAVPILTYVLGMDPREAIAASLFIVGITSAISAISHARAARVRWKTGILFGVAGMVGAFGGGVVGGFIPGVVLMILFAIMMVVTAIAMIRGRKSRAGGGSEGPGDLPTVRILIDGLLIGAATGLVGAGGGFLVVPALNLLGGLPIAIAVGTSLLVIALKSFAGLGGYLLSVRLDWPIVIAFTATAVAGSFVGVTLAGRIPEQALRRGFGIFVLVMGAFVLVQEIPTLLASFTVA from the coding sequence ATGCTCGCGGCGCTGGTGGGAGTGTCCCTAGGGCTCCTTGGAGGCGGTGGTTCGATTCTTGCCGTGCCGATTCTGACCTACGTTCTGGGCATGGATCCACGCGAAGCCATCGCGGCCTCGCTCTTCATTGTCGGCATTACCAGTGCCATCAGTGCAATTTCGCACGCGCGGGCGGCGCGCGTGCGATGGAAGACGGGAATCCTCTTCGGAGTCGCGGGGATGGTCGGTGCGTTTGGGGGAGGGGTCGTCGGAGGGTTCATTCCCGGTGTGGTGTTGATGATCCTCTTTGCCATCATGATGGTCGTCACCGCGATCGCGATGATTCGCGGCAGGAAGAGCCGCGCCGGAGGTGGGTCTGAGGGGCCCGGCGACCTGCCGACGGTGAGAATACTGATTGATGGACTGCTCATTGGTGCTGCAACGGGTCTCGTGGGTGCCGGGGGTGGGTTTCTTGTTGTTCCCGCTTTGAACTTGCTCGGCGGCCTCCCCATAGCGATCGCCGTCGGCACCTCGCTGTTAGTGATTGCGCTGAAATCATTCGCGGGCCTGGGCGGCTATCTCTTGTCGGTCCGTTTGGACTGGCCGATCGTAATTGCATTCACCGCGACTGCAGTCGCTGGATCATTTGTCGGTGTCACTTTGGCAGGCCGTATCCCCGAGCAAGCACTGCGCCGAGGCTTCGGCATATTTGTGCTTGTAATGGGTGCATTTGTGCTCGTGCAAGAAATCCCGACACTTCTCGCCTCATTCACCGTCGCATAG
- the leuC gene encoding 3-isopropylmalate dehydratase large subunit — MTETKPRTLAEKLWDDHVVVKGEEGNPDLIYIDLHLIHEVTSPQAFDGLRMADRPLRRVDLMIATEDHNTPTLNITREIEEPTSRVQIETLRKNVEEFGVRAHPLGDKEQGIVHVVGPQLGLTMPGITVVCGDSHTSTHGAFGALAFGIGTSEVEHVMATQTLPLKPFKTMAINIDGELRPGVTAKDIILAVIAKIGTGGGQGYVLEYRGEAIRNMSMDGRMTICNMSIEAGARAGMVAPDETTFEYVKGRDHAPQGADWDAAVEYWKTLPTDEGAVFDAEVNIDASQLEPFVTWGTNPGQGVLLSDTVPNPADISDPNARVAAERALEYMDLEAGTPMKDIAVDAVFMGSCTNARLDDLREFASIIKGKRKAEGVRLMVVPGSARVRLEAEAEGIDKIVEEFGGEWRFAGCSMCLGMNPDQLAPGERCASTSNRNFEGRQGKGGRTHLVSPLVAAATAIRGTLSSPWDLQDDAGKGITHDAAAHAAEKVEA; from the coding sequence ATGACTGAGACGAAGCCCCGTACGCTGGCCGAGAAACTCTGGGACGATCACGTGGTCGTAAAGGGGGAAGAGGGAAACCCTGACCTCATTTACATCGACCTTCACCTCATTCACGAGGTGACGAGCCCTCAGGCATTTGACGGGCTCCGAATGGCGGATCGCCCGCTGCGCCGTGTAGATCTCATGATCGCGACTGAGGATCACAATACTCCGACCCTGAACATCACCCGCGAGATCGAAGAGCCGACGAGCCGTGTTCAGATCGAGACCCTTCGCAAGAACGTTGAAGAGTTTGGTGTCCGCGCACATCCGCTTGGCGACAAGGAGCAGGGCATCGTGCACGTTGTGGGGCCGCAGCTCGGTCTCACGATGCCGGGTATCACGGTCGTGTGCGGCGACAGCCACACCTCGACGCACGGCGCATTCGGTGCACTCGCGTTTGGTATCGGCACGAGCGAGGTCGAACACGTCATGGCGACTCAGACACTCCCGCTTAAGCCCTTTAAGACGATGGCCATCAATATCGATGGCGAGCTTCGCCCGGGCGTGACCGCGAAAGACATCATTCTCGCTGTCATTGCGAAGATTGGAACCGGCGGTGGCCAGGGCTACGTGCTTGAGTACCGCGGTGAGGCGATCCGCAACATGTCAATGGATGGTCGAATGACTATTTGCAACATGTCGATTGAGGCCGGTGCGCGTGCGGGCATGGTTGCACCCGACGAGACAACGTTCGAGTATGTCAAGGGCCGCGATCACGCGCCACAGGGTGCTGACTGGGACGCAGCGGTGGAGTACTGGAAGACACTGCCAACTGACGAAGGTGCAGTCTTTGACGCCGAGGTGAATATCGACGCTTCGCAGCTTGAGCCGTTCGTCACCTGGGGCACGAACCCGGGTCAGGGCGTACTCCTCAGCGACACGGTGCCAAACCCTGCAGACATTTCAGATCCAAATGCGCGGGTCGCGGCAGAGCGTGCGCTTGAGTACATGGATCTCGAAGCGGGTACTCCTATGAAAGACATCGCGGTTGACGCGGTATTCATGGGCTCGTGCACGAACGCCCGTCTCGATGACCTGCGCGAGTTTGCAAGCATCATCAAGGGCAAGCGTAAGGCTGAGGGGGTGCGACTAATGGTCGTGCCCGGATCGGCGAGAGTGCGTCTCGAAGCCGAAGCAGAGGGCATCGACAAGATCGTCGAAGAGTTTGGCGGCGAATGGAGGTTCGCTGGTTGCTCAATGTGTCTCGGTATGAACCCCGACCAGTTGGCACCGGGCGAGCGTTGCGCCTCAACCTCGAACCGTAACTTTGAGGGTCGCCAGGGTAAGGGCGGGCGCACGCACCTCGTTTCGCCGCTCGTCGCTGCTGCAACCGCGATCAGGGGCACGCTCTCGAGCCCTTGGGATTTGCAAGACGATGCTGGTAAGGGCATAACTCACGATGCAGCTGCGCACGCAGCCGAGAAAGTGGAGGCGTAA
- a CDS encoding MBL fold metallo-hydrolase, translated as MLLERIYDEDLAQASYFIGCQAKGEAIVVDPRRDIDVYLDLAVKNNMRIVAVTETHIHADYLSGTRELAAATGGQMYVSDEGGSDWTYGDDFDDAVRMKHGHQIQLGNITVEAVHTPGHTPEHLSFLITDGAQADEPGFILTGDFVFVGDLGRPDLLDEAAGFVDTRFGGAKDLFASLRDHFLTLPDYVQVHPAHGSGSACGKALGAIPASTVGYERNFSWWAKYLKNNDEQGFIDELLSGQPDAHAYFGRMKRENKLGPAIIGDAAGLVAYTVAELNQALAEDSIIFVDTRHNSEVHTGTVNGSLNIPGVAKAASYGAWVYNPEVETRPLVLLADSPEEADQLRDHLIRVGIDTVQGYITSLDGLELVKPKLVSPAQLEGVERVVLLDVRNKTEYAEGHIPGAEQLSGGRVLWNLSSLPDPDAGTIVTYCQSGVRNAVTASALRREGYDVAELEGSYLAWVAQPCNTPVAA; from the coding sequence ATGCTGTTGGAGCGGATTTATGACGAGGATCTTGCGCAAGCGAGCTATTTCATCGGTTGCCAAGCAAAGGGTGAAGCAATTGTCGTCGACCCGCGGCGAGACATCGACGTATACCTTGACCTCGCGGTTAAAAACAACATGCGCATTGTGGCCGTGACCGAGACACATATTCACGCCGACTATCTTTCAGGTACGCGTGAACTTGCTGCTGCGACTGGCGGGCAGATGTACGTCTCCGATGAAGGTGGATCAGACTGGACATATGGCGATGATTTCGACGACGCCGTGCGCATGAAACATGGGCACCAGATCCAGCTCGGTAACATCACCGTCGAGGCCGTACACACACCAGGACACACGCCAGAGCACCTGTCTTTCCTCATTACGGATGGGGCTCAGGCAGATGAGCCGGGCTTCATACTTACTGGCGACTTTGTCTTCGTCGGAGATCTCGGTCGTCCCGACCTCTTGGATGAGGCCGCGGGCTTCGTCGACACCCGGTTCGGCGGTGCAAAAGACCTGTTCGCAAGCTTGCGTGATCACTTTTTGACGCTGCCCGATTACGTGCAGGTGCACCCTGCTCATGGCTCCGGGAGCGCCTGCGGCAAAGCGCTCGGTGCGATTCCTGCGAGCACCGTAGGTTATGAACGCAACTTTTCATGGTGGGCAAAGTACTTAAAGAACAACGATGAGCAAGGCTTTATCGACGAACTGCTCAGTGGTCAGCCGGACGCGCACGCATATTTTGGGCGCATGAAAAGGGAAAACAAGCTGGGACCCGCCATTATCGGGGATGCTGCCGGGCTTGTCGCGTACACGGTTGCCGAACTCAATCAGGCCCTTGCCGAAGACAGCATTATTTTCGTTGATACTCGCCATAACAGTGAAGTGCACACTGGCACAGTCAATGGCTCCCTCAATATTCCGGGCGTCGCGAAAGCCGCGAGCTATGGTGCGTGGGTTTACAACCCGGAGGTGGAAACGCGGCCACTCGTTCTCTTGGCCGACTCGCCGGAAGAGGCTGACCAATTGCGCGATCACCTCATTCGTGTAGGGATCGACACCGTGCAGGGATACATCACTTCACTCGATGGTCTCGAGCTCGTGAAGCCAAAACTGGTCTCGCCTGCGCAACTCGAGGGCGTCGAGCGGGTCGTGCTTCTCGATGTACGCAACAAGACCGAGTACGCAGAGGGTCACATTCCCGGAGCTGAGCAGCTTTCCGGCGGACGGGTGCTTTGGAACCTCAGCAGCCTCCCTGATCCAGATGCTGGCACGATCGTCACCTATTGCCAAAGCGGCGTACGTAACGCTGTTACGGCGAGCGCATTGCGTCGCGAAGGGTATGACGTGGCGGAGCTTGAGGGCAGCTACCTCGCCTGGGTGGCTCAACCTTGCAACACACCCGTCGCTGCGTAA
- the leuD gene encoding 3-isopropylmalate dehydratase small subunit has translation MEKFTTLTTTAAPLRRSNVDTDQIIPAVFLKRVTKTGFEDALFHHWRQDPEFVLNQPQYEGAEVLITGPDFGTGSSREHAVWALRDYGFKVVISPRFADIFRGNSGKQGLVAAQVEEADVERLWAVVEADPKTPVTVNLEARTVTAGDVSVEFQIDDYTRWRLLEGLDDIALTLRNEQDITDFEARRPSWMPTTLPVQNA, from the coding sequence ATGGAGAAGTTCACTACACTGACCACCACGGCTGCTCCGCTGCGCCGTTCGAATGTTGACACCGACCAGATCATTCCGGCAGTGTTTCTCAAGCGCGTGACGAAGACCGGCTTTGAAGACGCACTGTTTCACCACTGGCGACAAGATCCAGAGTTCGTGCTGAACCAGCCCCAGTATGAAGGCGCAGAGGTGCTCATCACGGGTCCTGACTTTGGCACCGGCTCGTCGCGAGAGCACGCGGTGTGGGCGCTCCGAGATTATGGCTTTAAGGTCGTCATTTCGCCGAGGTTTGCCGACATTTTCCGGGGCAACTCGGGTAAGCAGGGTCTGGTTGCTGCGCAGGTCGAAGAAGCTGACGTCGAGCGGTTGTGGGCCGTCGTTGAGGCAGATCCAAAGACTCCAGTCACGGTCAATCTCGAAGCTCGTACAGTGACAGCTGGCGATGTGAGTGTTGAGTTTCAGATTGATGACTACACCAGGTGGCGGTTGCTTGAGGGGCTCGACGACATCGCGTTGACGCTCCGCAATGAGCAAGACATCACAGATTTTGAGGCGCGTCGTCCGAGCTGGATGCCGACGACGTTGCCTGTACAGAATGCCTAG
- a CDS encoding TIGR00645 family protein, translating into MPLRTQSHSERTAEQGPGLASRTLAGFIFASRWLQAPLYLGLIIAQAVYVVLFFVELWHLIENVIVTGHISETDVMLSVLALIDIVMIANLLIMVIIGGYETFVSKIRVQGHHDEPEWLSHVNTNLLKVKLAVSIISISSIHLLKTFIEVGRMNDGIVLDSKGDVLYSYDGVFWEVMIHLAFIVSALALAWIDRMSHHGAKQSAHDEVTVASIEAELRGDSVSAATPETEYVTVRVPAGSQLPAGAEVVDR; encoded by the coding sequence GTGCCACTTCGCACCCAGTCGCACTCCGAACGCACCGCTGAGCAGGGGCCCGGCCTCGCTTCGCGAACCCTCGCAGGCTTTATTTTTGCAAGCCGCTGGCTGCAGGCGCCGCTCTACCTCGGGCTCATCATTGCGCAGGCAGTGTATGTGGTGCTGTTCTTCGTAGAACTGTGGCACCTCATCGAGAACGTCATCGTTACTGGTCACATCAGTGAAACCGACGTGATGTTGAGCGTGCTCGCGCTCATTGACATCGTCATGATCGCGAATCTCCTAATTATGGTCATCATTGGTGGCTACGAGACATTCGTGTCGAAGATCCGGGTGCAGGGCCACCACGATGAGCCCGAGTGGCTCTCGCACGTCAACACAAACCTGCTGAAGGTCAAGCTCGCGGTTTCGATCATTTCGATCTCCTCGATCCACCTGCTCAAGACCTTCATCGAGGTCGGTCGTATGAATGACGGCATCGTGCTCGACAGCAAGGGCGACGTGCTCTACTCGTACGACGGCGTGTTCTGGGAGGTCATGATCCACCTCGCATTCATCGTCTCGGCGCTCGCACTCGCGTGGATCGACCGGATGAGCCACCACGGGGCCAAGCAGTCGGCGCACGACGAAGTAACTGTTGCGTCAATCGAAGCTGAGCTTCGGGGCGATTCAGTGTCTGCGGCCACCCCTGAAACTGAGTACGTGACAGTGCGGGTGCCGGCAGGTTCGCAGCTTCCGGCGGGTGCCGAAGTGGTGGATCGCTGA
- a CDS encoding DUF4352 domain-containing protein, translating into MTNTPTINTEPPEPAAYQTATVARGKNTIGRIALITAIVGFIFACVPGALIVGWILLPIAFILSLVSFFMKGKKKGLGIAALIISVVGTIVGVIVFMATVATAIDEAFGGGETTAVAPATDGEEAETPADDQGTRESPYPVGTTITQGDWDLTINSVTLDATDAIVAENMLNEAPSEGNQYLMVNATVTYNGEESEGSSPMVSIEYVTAGGNTINSYDNMVVAPESFDLMSPLYNGASTSGNFAFEVPTDTAGEGVLGVRATMLGDKVFVAVQ; encoded by the coding sequence ATGACGAACACGCCAACAATTAACACCGAACCACCCGAGCCAGCCGCATATCAGACCGCAACCGTAGCAAGGGGTAAGAACACGATCGGCCGCATCGCGCTCATCACCGCGATCGTCGGCTTCATCTTCGCATGCGTGCCTGGCGCACTAATTGTCGGCTGGATCCTGCTTCCGATCGCCTTCATCCTCTCGCTCGTCTCATTCTTCATGAAGGGAAAGAAGAAGGGGTTAGGGATCGCGGCACTCATCATTTCGGTAGTCGGAACGATCGTCGGCGTGATCGTGTTCATGGCCACAGTCGCAACCGCAATCGATGAAGCATTCGGCGGAGGCGAAACAACCGCAGTAGCCCCAGCAACGGACGGTGAAGAAGCCGAAACCCCGGCAGACGACCAAGGCACTCGTGAAAGCCCCTATCCAGTAGGAACCACAATCACACAAGGCGACTGGGACCTCACCATCAACAGCGTCACACTCGACGCGACCGATGCAATAGTAGCCGAGAACATGCTGAACGAAGCCCCATCCGAAGGCAACCAGTACCTCATGGTCAACGCCACAGTGACCTACAACGGCGAAGAGTCAGAAGGGTCAAGTCCAATGGTATCCATTGAGTACGTCACAGCTGGCGGCAACACCATCAACAGCTACGACAATATGGTCGTCGCACCAGAATCTTTCGACCTGATGAGCCCTCTCTATAACGGGGCATCGACCTCCGGTAACTTCGCGTTCGAAGTACCCACCGACACAGCAGGCGAAGGAGTACTCGGGGTTCGCGCGACCATGCTCGGCGACAAAGTATTCGTAGCCGTCCAGTAA
- a CDS encoding TerC family protein, with the protein MNSVLPLWFEISSMIVLVAILILDLLLIIRRPHAPSMREASLWVGFYVLLALMFAGAIFLLGDVQHGTEFLAGWLTEYSLSIDNLFVFVLILGSFSVPYAYQQRALMIGIVLALIFRGMFILVGAAVIERFLAIFFVFGAWLIWTAWQQVKPGGEEHGGDSWVIRQVKKVVPISEEYDGGKFRTVVNGKRMWTPFLLVIVSLGTTDLLFALDSIPAIFGITQSPFIVFTANVFALMGLRQLYFLLGGLLERLVYLKYGIAAILAFIGVKLIFHALHENSLSIINGGEPVKWAPEIGTNFSLLFILVAMAIATIASVVHARKDAKAHGETLHLGAASNPAKRDEASDQDES; encoded by the coding sequence GTGAACTCCGTTCTTCCTCTCTGGTTCGAGATTTCCTCGATGATCGTGCTCGTCGCGATCCTCATCCTCGATCTTCTGCTCATTATTCGTCGCCCACACGCACCGAGCATGCGTGAAGCAAGCCTCTGGGTTGGCTTCTATGTGCTGTTGGCGCTCATGTTTGCCGGGGCCATATTCCTTCTTGGCGACGTGCAACACGGGACAGAGTTCCTTGCAGGCTGGCTCACTGAGTACAGCCTGTCAATTGACAACCTCTTCGTTTTCGTGCTGATTCTCGGAAGCTTCTCGGTTCCGTACGCATACCAACAGCGCGCACTCATGATCGGAATTGTGCTTGCACTGATCTTCCGCGGCATGTTCATTCTTGTAGGTGCTGCGGTCATCGAGCGGTTCCTTGCGATCTTCTTTGTTTTCGGTGCATGGCTCATTTGGACCGCCTGGCAGCAGGTGAAGCCCGGAGGTGAAGAGCACGGCGGTGACAGCTGGGTGATTCGACAGGTCAAGAAGGTCGTTCCCATCAGCGAGGAGTACGACGGCGGCAAGTTCCGCACAGTAGTGAACGGCAAGCGTATGTGGACGCCGTTCCTTCTTGTCATCGTGTCGCTCGGAACAACCGACTTGCTCTTCGCGCTCGACTCGATCCCGGCGATCTTCGGTATCACGCAAAGCCCATTCATTGTCTTCACCGCGAACGTGTTTGCGCTCATGGGTCTCCGCCAGCTGTACTTCTTGCTCGGCGGCCTACTCGAGCGCCTCGTCTACCTCAAGTACGGGATCGCAGCGATTCTTGCCTTCATCGGTGTGAAGCTGATCTTCCACGCGCTTCACGAAAACTCGCTCTCGATTATCAACGGTGGCGAACCTGTGAAATGGGCTCCCGAGATCGGCACGAACTTCTCGCTCCTCTTCATCTTGGTTGCGATGGCGATTGCAACTATTGCGAGCGTGGTGCACGCCCGCAAGGATGCGAAGGCTCATGGGGAGACATTGCACCTCGGTGCCGCAAGCAATCCTGCGAAGCGTGATGAGGCGTCTGACCAAGACGAGTCATAA